The genomic DNA TGGACTGTGTGATATCCTGGCCAAGTCCCCACTCTTAGTCACGCCCACAGACCAGACCCCTTGGTAGGCCCCTCCATTTGGTGGGCCCAGCGATTTGACTTTTCTAATTGGCTAGATTTGGACTTAAGCTACACTGAAATCCAGGTCAGTGTCCTATGGCTCTCTGGAGTCTATACTCCAGGGGCCACATTTTCTGAGGGCGAACCTCAGACATGGTGACCAGGATCAAACCCATGGGGACCTTGAATGTTGGGATTTCTGATTGGAGTTCACTCACCGGTTTTCCTCTAGTTGTAAATGTGGAGCACTGCTTTCAGTTCTTCTGTCAATTGCTTTGTGAGATTCAAGGCTCTCTGTGTCTCATACTCCCAAAAATCGGGTTTTCCTGATGCATCCAGGGAGCATGGGGTTTCAGCCTTGACTTGTCGGTTCTGCTGTTGTATCCCATGAATAGGGTGTTGTCCACATAGCCAAGGTAGGTGTACTGGGACTCCACAAAGCTGGGCCAGGTTAGGAGGGTTTGGAAAAAAGAGCATTGTGTGTGAGCCTATGTGAGATGGGCCTTTAGATTCTTACCTTCCTACTGGGATCCCATGCTGGTGCCTGGGGGCTCCAATTGAGGGTCTTCAGCAGGGGTTGGGGGTCAGAATGCAGAATGGAGAAGGGAACAGGCTGGTCTAGCTGGGATGGAGAGGAGACAAGTTCCCTGGTGATGCTATCCTGGGGTAGGAGTCCTGTTGCTGCTCTGGCTTAGGTCCTTTCACTCCACACCAGCACTCACCCTGTTGATATTGGTAGGAGCCAGGTTggccaggagcagcagcaggagagcCTGGGGTGCAAGGGTCTTCATCCTATAGTATGAGAGCAGAccgagtctctgcttgtctatTCTCGGTGTAGTCTTAATGTGGAGGAGTCTGATTGGCCTATCTGAGAATTCCCAACAGAAGTGAAACAGACCTTACACATTGGGTCATGGAGAGATGAAAACCTGGAGGAGGAATCCCTAGGACCCTGATTCTTCAACCCAGATTCATCTCCGTGTCCTGGCATCCTTGGAGAAATTTAGGAGGACAAGTGGCATACTCTGATCTTTGTCCTGCTGGCCCTCATCACAACATTCTTCTGTGTCCAGCTCACAAGGCTATTGAGTCAGCAATCCTCAAACATGTCCATATTTTGATGTCTACATAGTTTAGAAATGTATTTGCTCTCCAAGGCACTCCTGATTATGTACATTGTATCAATCCAGGTTCATCGTGTTAGAAACTGAGAACTTTTGAgacatttcttttatgaacacaTTAATAACAAAGTGTAGATGAGCAGAGTGTTTACAAAAAGTAATGAGTATTTTCCAAAGCATACTGATATGGTGAAAAGATGTAGACATTTCTGCCTGCTCTTGTCGTCATCGTCACCACTAAAAAATTCCTCAGATTCTGATTCTCCTTTTTAACATCtcagttttatttacaaatttcaAAATACAGCTTCTCAGAAATACgtagatatatttttaagaaaatttcagTTTGTGCTTATGTGAATGTTAGTGAGtcaatgtgtgtggggggagtgcaGTTGTCTCTGGTGGTTACAAGAGGATGATAGAAACTCTAGAGGAAAATGCATAGGAGTTGTGAGTTCCCAGAGTGGTGGACTCCAGCTCTGCTCCACTTTACATACGAGCaatctctgcaggcactgcaggGATACTTTTAGTAACATCTTcagatcatttctttcttttgaggctGAACTGAAACTCACAGAATTCTACACACATCCTCCTCTCTACTGCTGAGTTGATGCAAATGTTGTGTGTTCTCACATTTCCTAATGTGGGGAACATACACAGAtataacacccacattcaggagtaCCTTTGAGGGCAGATCAATTTCTAAGGTTGTGTAGGCATTCTGACAGCCCAGTGGTCTAATATTGCTGACTTATTGACCTCTGGTCTGTATTTAGAAGGCTTTGTGACAAAGACCAGGGGACCAGTATCAGAGTaagcaatttgtcctctgacacTGTATGTGGATCCCGGGCACCAGGGCTGTGTCTGAGTTGCAGAGTTAGGGCCCTAGAGATTTCTCTTCCAGGAGTTCACCTTTACCCTTACCCAGCCCAGTTGTTCTCTAACTCGGCCATTGGGAATTCTTAGAGAAGCCAATTAACCTCCTCAATGTCAAGACTATAAAGTGAACATAGACCAGCAGAGACTGTGCTCTTCCCCACCAAGCAGGATATAGACCCTTGAGACCCAGGTactcttcctgctgcttctggCTGCAGTGGCTCTGACTCAGTCTCCAGAGGGCAAGATTTGGTGTCTGGAGAGAAAGGCTCCAACTTGGAATAGCAAAAGGAATCCATCCCTGCAGGGGCAGCATTACTCATGGCTGTGTCCTTCCTAGCCCAGCCATCACCCTCTGTTTCTGTCGCCATTCTGCATCTTAGCCctgcttctttctcccttcccatccccacccaacatgggttcctaggaggagGGCTAGAATTTCACCTAAGGCTGCCCCTAGGCTCCAACTCCTTGCTTTATTTCCAATGCCTTCTGACCTGGCCAAGTTTCATGGGAGAACCAGTACATTTTTGTTGGCTATGTGGACCACACACCATTCCTGAGAGACCCCAGACCTGGATCCCCACTTGCCATGGATTGAGCAGTAGGATCCAGAGCATGGATAGAGGCAGACCCAGAGCCCTGAGACTTGGAAAACACTGCACAGAAGAGCTGAAGAAAGCGCTCCCTATCTACATCCGGAGTGCCACTAGTGAGTGAACCCTCACCAGAAGTCCCAACCTTCCGTGTCACCATTGGGTTACCTTTGGTCACCACTTCTGATATTTGCTGCAGAAAATGACACTGGACACTGTAGAATCCAGCAAACTACAGGACACTAACTGGGTTTAAGTGAAAATCTGACAGGTTAGAGACCGAGTGGATTCTGAGCCCATTCTCTCATAGTTCTGTTGTATTTACAGTgtagaaaaaataatttgctgGAAATATAAAGGAAGGACATTTTAAGAATTGTTCAAAATTTTTGTtgatatgtatgtttatgtgtcaaTGCATTGTGATATAGAGGGGGCAGTTGTCTGTGGAGGTGGAAGGTGGTGTTAGAAACCCTGGAGTAGGTGGATGCACAGGAGGCTGTGAGCAGTCAAACTCCTGGGATgccaactctggtcctctgtaggAAAACCAAGCACTTTACAGGgtatctatctctccagccacactgggaACTGTTTAACATCTTCagatgtttttttctctttttgtggctggcgtggaactcactgagatccacatgTGTCTGCCGCCTGAGTTCTGAGATATAAAGCATGCACCACTGACCAGTGTACCTGGAGACTCTTACGTTTCACACGTTACTAGATTGACACACTTACTACCTACATTCATTTCAATGTAATGGGAAACACCATTGACTGCTTCCTAGTGTGCTAAATTGATCCATGCTAATAacagagttttgtttatttagtggCTGTTGTATTATTacattgtacttttaaaaaggagaatATTGTTGACTAAGTTCATTAGTCTCTCAGTGttcacacaacaaataaatacgGTCAAATCTCACCTGTTAACATTATCATAAATTTCACCAAATGTTTATGTGCATTAAGAAGTGGTCAACGTTATGGTGAGGAATTCAAGTAATTTCAAACTGGTAACGTTCTTATCGGAGGTCAGAGTTTACCACTTCTGTAGGGAGCTGTAGGAGGGCTGACGGGAATTAATTGattcacattttatattttactagaAAAAGCAAGATTCCTAAATATGTTTCAATAAACTACAGGGTGGGCAGGGAGAGAGTGTTCTACCCCAGTGTGTGTCATTGACTGCAGGGTCTTATTTTTGGACAAGCATTATTCACATCGGGTCTTTCTTTTTGTGCAGTTATCTGGCATTCTTTTCAGGTGGTTGTGGATAGCCTTTTTGTAATCTGTGAACATGCGTCTCTGCCTAAGATGTCATCTTACTAGTTTATAAAGAGCTTGTtaagtattcaggcatctgtactggccatctttggggttctgacaggataagccctcagctgtagccactaagagcacaatctgtgcatattcactatttCCCCCTTTTGAAAGGGCTCTGCTTActtcccatcattctctctctctttctctctctctgtctgttcccctctctctccctctctttcctttctcctctctcctgctgctcctgtctccagaagccagtctccccttcccctttcattATCCCTTTCCCTAATATCAAACACCTCTTCTTGAAATCCATCACATGGTATTTTTCTCTGgagtgctgcttttctttttttctgtagaacAAGAACAGGTCATTCCTTTCTTGAAATGCATAAAATACATCATATTTTCTGTTCTGCTGATATATAATCCAATACCGATTCTCCAGTCACATCAGTTATGAGCATAAAGTATATCATGTAACCTCAAATCTCTAACAGTGGAAGGCTTAAACAAGAATGGATGCACTAGAATAATGCTGCTTCCTTTGATGTGACAGCTCAGcatccatctccctccccctcaAATGGTTTCTTCAGCATCTTAGAGTAGTGAGGATTGGTTTAGTCTCATAACCAAGTTAGAGTGAAGACATTGGCCACTGGCCACATAATACACAtgcttcagttttaaaaaatttctgaATCTTGGGAAACTGTTCTCTTGTTAACTACTTTACACTTTCTAAAAGAAGTTATTGTCCAAAGCTGGAAGAAGTTAAGTCTTCTCAGATGAGCATGGAAATGAATGGAAGgagataaacaaaaaataaaattaaaaaagatgagGTCTGATGGGGAGCAGccaaataagaaaatcaaaaaagGAACAGTAATTTAAAGTTTATTCCCGTTATAATGCAGGTGATTCTGATTTTATGGTAGTATCATATAGCATACTTCTGAGTCTATTCCCGAGATACTCTGTTGTACTTATCTCTGTCTGTTATATAGACCTGTGCAATCTCTGTCACTAGGGGGTCATCTGGGTTTGGTCACATAGCAGTGAACAAATGGATAAAAGAACTTTAGAAATAGTTAAACAGGAGACCACCGTGATCTTAGAATATCAAGACAAATGCTGCCATTACTGTTAATATTTGGATGATAAATTATTGTTGTAAATGCAACCTTAGGTGGTTTGAAGGGGTAGTCTGCAAGTTTGACTTCTCAAATATACTCTTCAATGAGTAATGGAGAATCTGCCAGGTGGATGACTGTGTTCCAGGTCCCGGGATTCAGCTATGAAGAGCAGGCAAACATCACCACCCTGGGATTTTGAAAAGAAGGCTTAGTTGGTAGAAGTGCTAAGTGTTAATACAGTGAACCTGAGTTCATTTCTAATCAAACAAAATGGATCACACAAATCTTCCTGTTACTCCAACCCTTGGAATCAGCAGGAAGGGGACAGCTTAGGTAGAGGGAAGTCTCCCTCATTCTGCATGTCTGTCCCTTCCCATTTCCCACTCAGCCATGCAACAGCTATGCAGCCATGGGAGCAGCCCCAGGTCACAAACCCAAATCCTGGCACCAATATAAGACCAGAACTAAGCAATGACTGTCTGCACACAGATGTGACAAGAGGAGGCCACATCTGCATAGGACCCAAGAGAACGAAAATGGCAAGTTCACTGGGTCCATAATCTTAGAGATTTTAAATGGTGGTCATAGCATGGGTGGTATGACATTGTTTAGAAGTTCCCCATGAGTATACAGAGTATTGTGCTGCATGTCTGAATCCTGTGGGTCAATGCGTTGTCATAGGGTGACCCTGGGGAGTGTATGCATTGGGAATTATCAGAGATATGTCAGTGGTAACATATTTCTCAGCTCCTGCTGCTTCTACTCTTGGCCACCCAGGACATGGTATGCATGGCTACTGACAGAGCAGTCACCTCCCATCCTAATTTCCTTCAGATCCCTGTCATCCCTGATCAGCAGGTAGCAGAGGCTTAGTGCAGGTGGCCTCATCTGGACAATGAAAAACCATGACACAAGagtgagacaaaaacaaaacaaaccctgaaTCAGGGCCCAGGGGAGGACACTTCGGTGAAGTCCATAGTCCTTTATTTTACTTTCCTTCCTTGATCCTGTCAGCTATACCAGCATCTGGACTAAGACTCAGAAGGATGTTGTGAACAGGACCAGTACAGTAATCACAGTAAGCAACTTGTCCCCAGACACTGCTCCCAGGGTACCAGGCCCTAGAACTGGATCTGAGGCAGGGAAGCAGGACTCTAGAGATTCCTCCCACACTAGTTAATCTTTCCATTACTCAACCCACCAGGTCTCTGTCACTGCCACTGAGTATCTTAGAGAAGCATCATCCTGAAGACCAGAGTTACAAAGTGGACAAGGACCAGTCTGGACTCCCTCCAGCTATGCCACTTCTCTGCTCTTTCCTCTGAGGCTGGCTTCCTGCAGCCCTGGCTCATATTCAGAGTGGTGGGCTACTTGTTAGACAAGCTGATTGTGGGAAGCAATAGAGATCGTGTACTTGCTCTGCCCTTACAGCCTGAGCAGGGATGGTGACAGTCATTAGTTAGTTAACGATCCAGCAAATCAGCAGAGGTCTTTGTAAAATGTCACTTGGCCACTGGTGTGGTTGAGTATTGCCTTTTTCATAATCTTTCCTATGCTATGGCTgcttgtaaattttttaaaaatatatatcttgCTTgcatccccttctcccctttatttgtctatttttaatttttattttgtttgcatgtttgtttctcatataggatttctctgtgtagccccaacttggaactcgttttgtagaccaggctggtctataatTTAGAGGCCTGTGTATCTCTGCCTCTTTAAGCTGGGAATTAAGacatgtaccatcactgcctggtttAACTTTGCTTGTTATGACACTTAttttctgcatgtatttctgtgtaccatgttcatgCTTAGAGGCTGTGGAGGCCACAGAGGATCTCTGGGTAACCTGTGACTGGAGTGAGATTGTTGGGAATGGATGGTTGGTATCCCACTTGAGCTGGAAGAGGGCTCAGCtgtttagagcacttgcttgtCTTGCAGGAGACCAGAGTGTGTTCCCATGAACTAGGCTTCCCAGCCCACAGGCTGCACAGCTCCAACctatggtttctgttgccctcttttGGCCCACTCAGGCAGCTATAATACTGGCATGCCAATATGGGGAGAATGTGGGggactgaaaaataaatatatatatatatatatatgcatatatatgctatatataaatTAACTTTGACATACATTTGTGAACATGTACATTTCTGGCCTTCAAAAAGCCAGAAAGTCTAAAGAGAATATACAAGTGGgaaaggtgaggaggacataCAGAAATGTAATCATGCTAATAATCTCTTTATCATATCACTGTATTTGGAAAATTTATATCAGGAAACTTCTTTGTACAATCAAGTAGTTACATCTTCAAAGAAGGAAATGTCCCAAAATATGAGTTCTTTACTTGGTAACCATGGATTGATATCCACAGGAACATTATTTCTGTTGAAACCCACACAATTTAAGACAAGTGTAGAGATCCTGACTTCAAAGTGTAGAGATCTGACTCCCTGGACTCTGAGATGGACTCAGAAGGATGATTATGTGAGGACCAGGAGGACAGACATCAGGGTAAAGCAATGTGTGCCCAGGCTCTGCTCCCTGGATATGAGGCCCCAGCAGTGGTTCTTAGGTGGGAAATCAGGACTGCAGAGATGCTGCCCCAGGATGTAGTTCTTCCACTACCCAACCCAACAGGTGGCTGTCACTCTCACTGGACATTTTTAGGGAAGCCATTCTGCCTCACTGAGATCAGGGTTTGGAAATACACAGAATACAATGCACACTCAGACTTGAGCATTATTCATGATGCtgatctctttgtctctctttctgctgGAGGTGGCTTCCTTGGCTGTGGgtgctcttcttcctctccaccctgCAGCCCTTGCAGTACAGCGAAGAAATCTCTTCTCTTCCAACTCCACACAAAAAGTGACACCAGACACCAGAGGGTGAGTGCAGGGTCCAGAGGGATAAGTTATCTCTGCACAGCTGAACAAGGGTGCAGGGAAGCAgcttctctgccctttcccaaccAGACCCTCATGCTATACCAGCTGGGCAGGTCCTTGCAGTGAGCTCTCCTGTTCAGTGCACCTACTGGGCACCTGTCCCTTAAAATCCTTCTTACCCTAGACTCACAATCTATATTACCTCTCTATACCCTATTATCCATATTTTGCTTCCCAGAGCCTGGGGTCATTACTCTCAAGTAAGTGAACCACATGTTCTTTGTGGGATTACACAGTAAGATGCAGATAATCTGGATGCAATTTGGGGTACAACCTGTAGAGAAGGTGTAATGTGGAAATCACAGGCAGCAATCCCTGTACCTTCCATCTTAGAGTGTACTTGAGGGCCCTGCTCCACTCTAGCAAACAGAGACAGAATGGTGAGTGACCAAGATCCATCCCCAAGAGCAAAAACACAGCCCAAACACATACTAATCTACCACATCAGTATGTCTGCCAAATCAGACTCCCTTCATCCACAGGGACTGAATGTCAAGCCAGGAAACTTTACAAAAAGAAAGTCCCTAACTGAACAAAACTTGTTCAAAGATGAGACCCTGCAGTCAAGGTCACGCTCTGTGGGTAGATGTCTTCTTCTTGCACAACCACTAGTTTTTCTACAATATACTTGAGAGATTGTCATTTGTTTCTCCTAATGTAGCATGTGAATCCATTATATTTCCTCCCAGCCCTCTGCAGACCACTGCGGCAATGACAGACTCTAAGCTCTCAGGAGAACTTTAAGTTTTGACAGGAGTTGACTCCCTCACCACATTCTTACACACTTAAAATGATCACAAAAGATCTTGGTAAATTTTGTGATAATTTTAACACCTGAGAtttgataaaatttatttaaacatttaaacactGATAACTGAGGAACCTGGTCAACAATATATTCATttctaaacataaaatttaatacTACAAAATGACTACAAAATGCACTCTGCAAACAAGATTCTCCTATGGTCATGGGGCTGCAAACtatgaaactttcaaagatgTTTCATGTTCCAGTACTTAGGTAGCACCTGGTTCAATCTACTGAATTCCAAAGGGTAAAATTCTTCAATTAATCTATTGTGGTGATCCATGCCTCTATCTCAGTACCCAGAGAGGAGGGACATATGGATGtttgtgatttccaggccagcctcaaaaaactaaaatgatcTGAACTGGTTAATAAAAAATAGTTcccctgtggctggagagatggctaaactGTACAGAGGACCAGAATCAGAGTCCCAGAagtttggcagctcacaacctgcTGTGTGTCCTACTCTAGGGTTACTAAGAGCCTCTTTTGGCTTCCACTAACTCTTTCACTCCtaacattcacacagacacaaacaaacaaacacagaaacaaaagtaaaaataaatcttaaaagtatCTTCTCTGTACATTTTGGGAATTTTTTTCCCACACTGCACATAAAACCACAATGTTAAAAAGGACAAATCAGAATGAAGATACATCTAGTGGGAAAGGTTAGGATGAGAACAGGTAGATGTGTAAGCATCTATTAGTTTCACCAAATCGTTGTATTTTGGAAAACAGTCTTTTGCTTTTGTAATCATTCTGCTTACATGAACTTTATCAATAatgtttaataaaacaaatgtttaaaattctcAGTTCCTAATGCAGTGAACATGGATTGACATAACCCACACAAGCATAAATAACTTTGAGGGTCAATCAATTTCTAAGATTCTGTAGACTTCCTGATATCTCAGGGTGAGAATTGCTGGCTCAATGGCCTCTGGTCTGGAATGAGAAGGATATTTTTGCCAGGATGAGGTGGACAATGAACAGGGTAATCAACTTGTCCCCATTCACTACCCCTAGGGACCCAGGTTTCAGAGCTGGGTCTGAGCTGGGAAAGCAGGGCCCTGGAGATTCCCCTTCCAGGAGTTCATCTTTCCATGACCCAATAACAATGCTCTCTCACTACCATTGGGAATTCTTGGAGAAGCCAATCAGCTTTCTCCATATCATGATTATAAactgaacacagagaagcagagactcGGTGTACAGTATTCAAGCAAAATGAAGTCCTTTGTTCCCGAGGCTCTCCTCCTGCTGATCTTGGGCACCCTTGCCCTGACCAGGAATCCAGAGGGTGAGTGTGAGTGTCAGGTGGGAAGGACCTAACCTGGGAAATAAACGGATTCCAGCTCTGGGGCTGCAGCATAAGAAAGTCTGTCTCACCCCTAGATCAGAGAGAAACTTCTGtcccttatttattttacttccctCTCCCCTGTCTCCTGCTCGCATCTTACCTGGGAGGACTGTGGGGAGCAGTGTAGGGTACTATGTGGGAGGTCTAGATATAAAGGCCACTGCACTTAGGTTCACACTCCCTGAGCTATTTGCACACATTCCTCACCACGCCTGACCTCCTGGAGCACCAGTTCATCTGTGCTGCCTACTTGGATGACATTCATATTGAGAGACTCAACACCAGAGGAGAAACTCCAAGGATGGAGCACTGTGCACCTTGGGTGGATCAGCAGAAACCAAAATATTGGAATGAATCGACTGATGATATCCTTGTTCGACTTGGCTTATACAAAGGCCTACTTAAGAGAGTGCTTGACATCTACAATCAAAGTGAGACTGGTGAGTGACCCCTGTACCACTAACCCCAAATTTCATATCCCAATGGATTTATTCCAATTCTCCATATCCAAGGTTTCACCAGTAAAATGAAACCCACGTAGActaggctacagagaaactgggAACACTGATTTCTTCACAATTTAAGCTTAAACGTGGCCATTGACAAAGGGAAAGTGGGAGGCCCTGAGCCACAGAAGGGCTCCAAGGAACCTGACTGTGTGATAATGGCTGATAGTAGGGGCTTGGGCAGGATATCACACAGTGCAGTTCCGGATGTCCTGTGCCGCACTGGCTGGATCGAGCTACATTCATGGACAATATGAATTTATCTTCAATGGCTATGATTATCTTGCACtaaatgaggacctgagttcttgGACTGCAGTGGGCAAGGCAGCTGAGATTCTGCACCAAGAGTGGGAGAAGGCAGGTTATGCAGAATATTGGAAGTATTTCCTGGAGGGCAATTGTTTGAATTCACTCCGCTCACAGCTGAAGTACGGAAAGGAATTTTTGCTGAGAACAGGTAAGGAAGAAATCAGCCTCATCTGTTATGAGACTGCAACCCTGTCCCTTGGGGATTCTTCCTCTGCAGGGAGAAGTTGGAATACTAATTTGGTCTTTCATGAAAGGGGAAGGGTGTCATGGGTTTCCTAATTCAACAAGAGAGAGGGACTCTCCAGAGACAGAAATCTTCTCTCTGGAAGTTTCAGTCTGCCAGTTAAGCAGCAGTTCCCTTCCATTTGCATTTTGAATCTGACCTCAATGAGGCCTGTACACTGTCCATGTACATTTGCATTCTGACCCAGTGTTGCTGAGTTTCAGGCCCCATCATGCAGAACCAAAATCCACATTCCTAGAGGGAGATCCAGAGTCTCCTGCTCCATGCTGGCTTATGCTGGTACTGAAATTTTCCAATGAAGAGAGTACCCCATCCTTATCCTGAGTTTAGGACGCTGTGTGGGTCTACTTCTCTCATTCTAGCGAACTGTCCCTTCCATTCAAAAGAAGGTTACATGAACATTAATGGATCTACAAAGAATTAGACATACCTGAACTTTTCAATTTTATCCCTTCAGGTACCCTGAAATTACACATGACCCATAAGGTCAGAGCTGATGGGAATATCACTCTAAGGTGCTGGGCCCTGAACTTCTACCCTACTGAGATCACCCTGACCTGGCAGAAGGATGGGAGCAACCAGAATCTGGACATGGAGGTGATAGAGACCAGGCCTTCAGGGGATGGGACCTTCCAGAAGtgggcagctgtggtggtgcctcctggggaggagcagagataCACATGCCATGTGCAGCATGAAGGGCTGCCTGAGCCCCTCACCCTGAGATGGGGTAAGGAGTAGATGTGAGCACAGAGAAATCACAGAGAGTGGGAGTCCTTGGGAGACTGGAGCAGGGTCATGACCGACAGCTGGAGGTCAGAGTCCTCActgtttcttccattcttccctcaGAGCCTCCTCAGGCCTCTGTCCCCATCATGCCAATTGTTACTGGCCTGGTTCTTGGAGCTGTGCTAATGGGAGCTGTGGTGACTTTTCTGATATGGAAGAAGAGGAATAAAGGCAAGAAAAGGGCAGggcaggatgatgtggtagactttggggagccccttttgagggccttaccctgcctggggagtggaggggggatgggtaggggcaggtgggatgttgggagggagggaatggagacggagtagggattgacatgtgaagcaagcttgttcctaatttgaactaataaaagaataaaataaaaaataataaaaaagaaaagggcaggGTCTGAGTTCATGTCTCTGTGGGAATATGAAGCCCAGCTGAGAGTGTGCCCTGCCACATGAGAGCAAAGTTTCATCCACACAGCGGCTTATTCTGTCATGTGCTGAGGAGCTGACATTAACTTCATTGTGAAGCATAAAGGAAACAATGAACAGATTCATCATTGCAATGATAGAGGTGGTAGAGACCTGATCCTCAGCTCCCAGAGGTCAGATGGAAAGGTTCCCACTGAGAACAGATAACCAGGAGTCCAGTTAGTCCTCTTCATGTGCAGTCTTCCATCAGGTTTCCTTATCTTTTGCTAGATCTACCGTCACAGTTCTGGAAATTTCCCTGAGATAAACCTCTGAGATTCCTCTAGGCCTTCTAGATCCTAATGATTCCATGAGATCTAAAAAACGGATGATTCCTGCATAAAATGAAAGGCAGTCATGTTCTGGCTTGCCATTGCCACAATGGGTACTTATCCATAAGACACCCGTGGCAGTACACAAAGGAGGCCATGAAAGTTATCAGCCATCCTATACTTCCTCATTTAGTTACAGTGTCAGCCTGTTAGATCTGCTTTTGTATCACCTTCTACTGGGAGGTCAAGTTTCTAGGATGTCCAGCCTTGTGTTTGAGCTTTAAAAAGTGACCCTAAAGGGCCTGGAGTGAGAGagacatggaggtcagaggatagaaTCCTGGGGCATGGGCATTCCTGGGACTGGTACAGTTTGAGTGTGCGATGGACTATTCAGAATGTCACCAATTAAGACACTGAACTGAAAGTATTCATTGTTCTTTTCTTCGACAGGTTAAGACAACTGGACTGAACCTACAGACAGGATttgttcagttttctcttttcccactATGTCCTCAAGACCTGATGACTTCTCTTCTCTCATCTGACTGTTActatgtgtctgtctcctgt from Cricetulus griseus strain 17A/GY chromosome 1 unlocalized genomic scaffold, alternate assembly CriGri-PICRH-1.0 chr1_0, whole genome shotgun sequence includes the following:
- the LOC100757524 gene encoding popy Class I histocompatibility antigen, A-1 alpha chain-like isoform X2 — protein: MSCAALAGSSYIHGQYEFIFNGYDYLALNEDLSSWTAVGKAAEILHQEWEKAGYAEYWKYFLEGNCLNSLRSQLKYGKEFLLRTGTLKLHMTHKVRADGNITLRCWALNFYPTEITLTWQKDGSNQNLDMEVIETRPSGDGTFQKWAAVVVPPGEEQRYTCHVQHEGLPEPLTLRWEPPQASVPIMPIVTGLVLGAVLMGAVVTFLIWKKRNKGKKRAGQDDVGKERREFPDSTKERDSPEP